The Malus domestica chromosome 17, GDT2T_hap1 genome contains the following window.
GGTCCAAGTCCAATCAACAAGCTAGAATCTCTTTCTTCGTACGTTGCTGCCCCTTAATTACGAGTTGAGATTCTCTTTGAATTTTAAGTTTGAAGCTAAAGAATTTCTGAGATTTGGATCACTCATTTTAAATTGTGTGATCCTCATTAGCTCATTATGCTGGCTCATTTCACACAAACCATGAGTTTGaatccctctttctctctcttcaatgGCTCGGATTTTTGGGTCCTTGAGCTCCGGACATAGAGATTAAGAGAGGATCTTGACTCCTTAATTAAACGAAATGAACCTAAGGAACCAATTCATAGTGTTTTTGATTAATCATTTGTTTGACTTATACTGGTTGTCTATCGATCATTGATGAATGTACGTAAATTACTGATCGATCGTTGCACTGCATATTTATGAGTGACTCTTTGAAAATATGATAAGCTAAGACAGTTGTAAAGCTCGTATGTAAATAGGTGTTAAGCCAATGATAGAAACGAGTCTCGCGAAGGATTAAGCTTAAGGACTCTGGTTTATATATGATAAGTTGTTGTAAAAACCCCTAACAAGGATTAATagccaaaaacaaaactattaATGACAGATCATCTCACCATCAGTCCATGTGGGAGCATGGATATGTGGCCCATAGTAGTAGTAATGACACTAGCGACTTGTACGTTTGAATTTATTGTGCAAGCACATGAAGTACATAACATGACAAAACAATATATACACGAAGATTTTTTATGGTGTTCTAGAGCAATTTTGAGGTCTTTTAAccgtttaaatttttaataagaaaatacaaaaatcaAAGTGAAACggttaaaatcaaaggaaaattaatgaaaaaagtttgaaaactttgagttttaacggtaaagataaaataaagggtaaattgaatagtagcaggattgattttttagtgtaaaaatgtagtttttcgttaaagtgaacagtaccgagagcttttcattaaagtttcctAAAATCAAATGGTCCCTTACTATAGTAGTGGAAAAATGTTAAATTTTTGTATGATAGTGTAGATTCGTATTTAATTTgatatttaatctaacaaaatttatcattATAACAGATCACAGTTTTTGTCGGCTGCACAATTTTgttcaattcattttttttttggacttggattgtctgccctcctagttgtggtgcccttccatgccttcctattttgtgcggtcacggttaagtcacgttaatattttatatttttattattttttgtcttattatcttattaaaaaattaatacaaaatattgacgtggtttaaccgtgactgcacaaaataggagggcatggaaggacaCCATAACTAAGAGGGCAGACaagtccttttctttttccacccAACTTAGCATCTAGGGTGGTCTTTTAAGTAGGCCGGTCGGATATCATCTGGTCCAAACTTATCCtcaattgcaagaaaaataaataaaaaatccaattttttattttttatgggttTCTTTTTGTTGAGGTTCAATAATGTAGACACAAAGTACAaagtattaatttttaatttttttatgggtTTCTTTTTGTGGAGGTTCAATAATGTAGACCCAAAGTACAAAGTATTATCATACTGAAAATATATCAAATACAAAGGGTCTCGCGCCTTTTTTTTTGACGACTAAGAAGTAGGAGTGTGATATTCACATCcttcattttacttttcacatatttttttaatttttggctgttggattggatgaattgaaaaatatcaacgaacagaaattaacaaaggtatgtgagaagtaatttagggtgtgtggatagcacatcccaaaAAGTATTATTTAAGACATTCTCCTTCGATTAGATAATTGTTTGGGTCTAGTTTATAGAGAAGCAATCTTGTTGGCGGATATAATTACCAGCATAGGATTTCATTTTAATGATTTCATATTTGGGACGGGTCACTGCCTCCTTATGGCGACGGGTCACTGCCTCCTTATGGCGAAAAGTGCCCATCTCTTTGATTCCATCGGAACTGAAGTCATTCTATCTAATGTATTTCCCTTttttcataagaaaaataataataaaacaaggTATATATTTTTGTTGGATACATGGAACGAAATAGATGCGATTCCAGTACCTTTCTACCTCAAATTATAAtgaatccggatcctctttgtgaagatTCCAAGGATTTGTGAATTAtatccgttcattgtacatcgtacggtcaaaaattattttaaatatttttatttaatgttaAATACAAAGAATACTTGATAAAAACTAactgcatgatgtacgatgaacgaacacgatttaCGAATCTCCAGGATCCTCACTAAGGGTGCATTTGTTGCACCAAACTATCTCGGACCGGATTAACTTTTAGGATTAAGCTGAACTGGCTTAGAATAGATTAAGCTGGATTAACGTAATGAAGCGTTTGATGCTATGTCGGACTAAAAAAAGGATAATGAAAACAGTGAAAAATGGACCGTATACAATCATAGCAACACAATTTCATGCAACAACATCATATACTAACTAACCTGCAATCAAATCCTAAATTGAAAAATACGAAGGAGGAGAAATTGCAAATTAGCTCATAATCCAATCCATAAGTTCgttttctatataaaaaaaccaaagatttccATGCCCAATtcaaatcaaaccaaacaataaaTCCACACTGCCAATAAATTTCCCCTAAatgaaaaagattaaaaaaataaaaataaaaattgtgggaaaaaatggaaaaaagcgAATCAGTCTATCAGACCTCTGCCTAATTGAGATCCTTCATCTCTGAATCAAACCTCCAGCCGCAAGCCCACCATAATCTCCTCATCTAACCTCTCTTCTCCGATGAACCATCCTCATCCCCTCTTCCAATCGACGTGAATGACCATGCCGTCGGCAGTGAAGAGCTTTCTATGGCAGACTCGGCTTCGCTCTCGTCCTTTATGAAGTCGAAGAAGTGTGGAGCCGAAAACAAGTACATCTAGTCGACGATCGTCGCCATCGCCATCGATGGGTTGGTCGGCGAGGTCAGTTGACCAGACCAAAACAAAGAAGCGAGGAGAACAACTGGATGAGGACACGAACGGTCTTAGCAATCCTGTGCTTATTAGGGCGTCTCGCTAAGACCTTCTAACTAAGGACTTAGTCGGCTCTAATCTCATTAAATCTATTCCTGCATGTAACAAACACGATATTCGATTAATAGCTAGTCCAGTCCAGACCAAAAATATTTAGTGAAGGCAAACAAACAAACCCTAAAAGGATCGGAGAGGATCATGTTGGAACTATAATGAGATGCTTACTTACTCCTCAACCTTCCTTCACTGGGGACCCATTTGCTTCGTTTTCCAATTATTAATCATCAAATTACGATCTTGCCCTCCCATTTTAGCACCCATTTTCACAGTATTGAATACCTTGTCAAGTGTTTGGAAAATTGTTTGGGTGGGAAAAAGAACCTTAGTTAATTGTTATTGTTGCTACCCACATATGGCGGGCTCGGGTTCGTATCTATATTCTTCTCACGTGATCTCGTACATAAGAAAACATTTTCATCATGTGAAAACATAGATAAAAATAAGAATATATATCATAATACACACAAATCTCTTTACAAGGTTATAATATAAAAGGTACACTCAAAGTTTTGGGAATAATATTCATACACCTCGTTTtacttttcacttcatttttaattttcagctgTCAAATctaatgaattaaaaaagatcaaattgtacattttatttatttatctctATCAAAATGTTGTAAAATCCAAGAATTTAATCAAGATAAAAGAGTGAAACTTTTGatcaagaaaatggaaaaaataaAGAGTGAACCAAGATCAATAGCTTAAACAGATTACAGGTTTGAACATCAGAATGCTGATTTtttgaaaccctaaacccttcaaACCTCAATCAATTTCTTGCATCGGAAACCAAATGCTGCCGGAACATAACGATGAAAGCTTCCACTTTCTCATTCAAATCCTCCTCCGACAGCTTCcgaacctcctcctcctcctcctccgtaTCGTCTTCATCCCGCTCTTGCTCGCTCTCGCCGCCGCCGCGCGCTGAGCTCTTGCACATTTCATCCTCACATTCCTTAACTTCTTCAACCGCTTGAGGAGCAGATTGGCACCGATATTCTCTTCTCTTCTTTCCCCCTCCATTGCTTTTGATCCCTTCGCCATTGTCGTTTTCGCAATCTCGATTCCGATTAATATTTGAGGTCCCGGAAGAAATGGAGGTGAAGACAATGGCTAGGAGGACGAGGTTGAGCAGAAGGAAAACCGACGCCCGCCATTGCTCCATGAGAAACACCATTAATATAACACGTTTTAAACATGCCATTGCCACAGCTGCTCCTGCTGTGAACAAAACTGTGTTTACTCTCCCACTCTCTCTCCACTTCTCCATGTGATCGATGCGTTTGGTTTTTTAAGATGTTCAAATTCTACATGTATAAATTGTGATATCATCTCTTTGGTTTATATACACCAAGGGAATGAGATTtatctaaaaagaaaaaaaaattcagtgtGTCGAGAACACGGTCACGAATTTGTACTTGGGCAAAGGAGcggattttgtgggatttgtgAGTGCGCTTCACTTTTCAGGGGCCAGCTGTGATGATCAGAGAGACATGTCTTAAGCTTGCTTGGGGAGGGGAGACATTTAGACATAAATCCACTAAAGCCTGCAGTCCCTGCACTCCATGTACTTCCCATCAGCAACCTGCACTGGAACCATTTGAAGGATCCGGATTCTCTCttctcttatttttcttctctttcagTTTCTTCCTATTTAAACGTTCTCGATTAAGTTGCGTTAACATCTTGTGATGATTTATTTACAGAGAAAACGACAAGAAGGAATGAGGTGGGGAAGAGAGAGGATTTGGATGTGAGAGAATCTTACTCCCGTTATGATATGATTTCTCCTATTTAGATTTAGCCTTCTAGCTAGTTCATGAAATATTCTTGCATGTAATCAGAGTATATGTTTATCATTCTATCTCACCTGTTACGTGATATTTGATCATGAGAGTAAGTACGATAGAGGACATCCTCAATTACCCTCAAATGTTTCTCTTGATTTTGGCAATTTAGCTGGGCTTAAATTCTCAAAAATATATTCTCAATGAATATTGTCATAGTCAGGCAGCCTTGCAGTCCTTATCAAACATAGTCTTGACAATTTCTCCTACTTTAGATTTAACCATGCAAGTTTCTAATGTTTGATTTTGAAGACATCCGTAGATTtaattgaatatatatatatatatatatatatattcatcacGCCATCTCATCTATTACGTAATTTATAGTAATATGATAAATGAGATTATGCAACAAAATATCGTGTTAACTCGAAAATTTTCCCTTGTTTTTGGTGCTTGGCTTTAATCCAAGTGTGCCCAAACAAGTATCATTACTTTTTGGATTATCAAGATCGATCTTCTACTTGATTCTATGaaattgagaaaaataaattatttgatttaGATTTAAGATAAATGCTAATGAGGCTTTGtcacttgataatcaacattaATTGTCgtaataatattataaaatattatacaaaaaatataagATAAAAAAGAATTCTATTTTGAGAAAAGCAAAAATTAAGGGAAGTAGGAATCACTTACCAAGGTAAGGAAAGGCGCGTGCCTTTTTACTCGAATCCGAAGTTGGAAAAGAGGGACTTGCCGCGTAACGGAGGGGCAACGGAATTATGGAACGTGAAGGTCGAAAAAGCACGCCTGTTTGCTTCATCATCAGAAAACGACCCCACATGCCACCGTAATTACATCACAACCATCGGCAGCTGCTGTCATTGTCAACACCAGACAATCGTTCTTTTGGTTCTTTTCGGTTTCtggatttttttcaaattttcataggAAGATGAGATATGCTTTACTAATAAAATATTAGAGGGAACACAAATTgccttctctctctcaaccAGGCAAAATGGCCTCACTAACTCAGATTTCAAATGTTTTCGGATCTCTGTCCAAAGCCGAGGGATCAAGAAATTTAAACTAATCAATTAAATTATACAGTCTTTAAGCGGCCtaaatctctttctctctcttgaagGGCCAGAACTCTTTGCTCCATTAAGCTTTCGAcacaaaaattaagaaaggattTGAATTCATGAACTCCCACCAAGTATTTTTACCTAGACAATTCCCTAGTTCTTTGGAGGAGTGTTTTGCCTTTGTGGCTCAACAAATCTCATTTGCTTAGCAGTTACATTAATATGGTCCAGCCAACCAAACCGGTCGAGCTGAACCTGGTTTGGTTTGGACAAAAAAATTGCATGGTttaaaatcgaaccgaaccggACTGAAATGCAATAACCAGCTGTTATGCTGTGGGTAGACCTTTGGAATCGAATTGCATCGCTTTAGATTGCACCCTTTTGCGgaccaaaacaaaataaaaaagaatcaaa
Protein-coding sequences here:
- the LOC108169873 gene encoding uncharacterized protein; protein product: MEKWRESGRVNTVLFTAGAAVAMACLKRVILMVFLMEQWRASVFLLLNLVLLAIVFTSISSGTSNINRNRDCENDNGEGIKSNGGGKKRREYRCQSAPQAVEEVKECEDEMCKSSARGGGESEQERDEDDTEEEEEEVRKLSEEDLNEKVEAFIVMFRQHLVSDARN